A genome region from Mesorhizobium sp. B2-1-8 includes the following:
- a CDS encoding DUF983 domain-containing protein has translation MSEDRAIWPPIDPISAGLHGRCPRCGEGRLFSGFLTVGKRCVNCGLDYSYADAGDGPAVFVILIIGFIIVGLALWVEVTLSPPLWLHLMIWIPLALVLCLTALRLIKGVLLTLQYRNKAAEGRLDRGE, from the coding sequence ATGAGTGAAGATAGGGCGATCTGGCCTCCGATCGATCCGATTTCGGCCGGCCTGCACGGCCGTTGTCCGCGTTGCGGCGAGGGGCGGCTGTTTTCCGGCTTTCTCACAGTCGGCAAGCGTTGCGTCAATTGCGGCCTCGACTATTCCTACGCCGATGCCGGTGACGGGCCGGCGGTCTTCGTCATCCTGATCATCGGCTTCATCATCGTCGGCCTGGCGCTCTGGGTCGAGGTGACGCTGAGCCCGCCGCTCTGGCTGCATCTGATGATATGGATTCCGCTGGCCCTGGTGCTGTGCCTGACGGCGCTCCGGTTGATCAAGGGCGTGCTGCTCACCCTGCAATACCGCAACAAAGCGGCCGAGGGCCGGCTGGACCGCGGCGAATGA
- a CDS encoding SURF1 family protein, whose amino-acid sequence MIEASVRAGGRSRPRSALLLALGLVLFLVLLALGTWQVQRLHWKEGLLQTIDQRTHSAPLPLAEVEKEFDSTGDVDYTPVTVTGTFLHSGERHFYATWEGDAGFNVYTPLALDDGRFVLVNRGFVPYDLKDAAKRAKGQVTGKVTVTGLARNPLPAKPSMMLPDNDVGKNIFYWKDRDVMAASAGLPAGFTLVPIFIDADKTPNPGGLPVGGVTIIDLPNSHLQYAVTWYGLAAALAAVLILRLRRPAKED is encoded by the coding sequence ATGATCGAGGCTTCCGTCAGGGCCGGCGGCCGTTCGCGGCCGAGATCGGCGCTGTTGCTCGCCCTTGGCCTTGTGCTGTTCTTGGTCCTGCTGGCGCTCGGCACCTGGCAGGTCCAGCGCCTGCATTGGAAGGAAGGCCTGCTGCAGACCATCGACCAGCGCACGCATTCGGCGCCGCTGCCGCTGGCCGAGGTCGAGAAGGAATTCGACTCGACCGGTGACGTCGACTACACGCCGGTCACGGTTACCGGCACTTTCCTGCATTCCGGCGAACGGCATTTCTACGCGACCTGGGAAGGGGATGCCGGCTTCAATGTCTACACGCCGCTGGCCCTCGACGATGGCCGGTTCGTCCTGGTCAACCGTGGCTTTGTGCCCTACGACCTCAAGGACGCCGCCAAGCGCGCCAAGGGACAGGTAACGGGCAAGGTCACGGTCACCGGGCTTGCCCGCAACCCGCTGCCGGCAAAACCCTCGATGATGCTTCCCGACAATGATGTGGGGAAGAACATCTTCTACTGGAAGGATCGCGACGTCATGGCCGCGAGCGCCGGCCTACCGGCCGGGTTCACGCTGGTGCCGATCTTCATCGATGCCGACAAGACGCCAAATCCTGGCGGCCTGCCGGTCGGTGGCGTCACCATCATCGACCTGCCGAACAGCCATCTGCAATACGCTGTCACCTGGTATGGGCTTGCCGCGGCGCTTGCCGCCGTACTCATCCTACGGCTTCGCCGGCCGGCGAAAGAGGACTGA
- the ispH gene encoding 4-hydroxy-3-methylbut-2-enyl diphosphate reductase: MLHTIAKPPLTIRLCQPRGFCAGVDRAIQIVVLALKKYGAPVYVRHEIVHNRYVVEGLQSLGAVFIEELSEIPAEHRQSPVVFSAHGVPKSVPADAQARNLFYLDATCPLVSKVHKQAMRHQRLGRHVLLIGHAGHPEVIGTMGQLPEGAVTLIETEADAARLAPADPKALGFVTQTTLSVEDTAGIIRALQERFPDLQAPAAESICYATTNRQEAVKDTAPGADLYLIVGAPNSSNSRRLVEVAERAGAAMSLLVQRAAEIPWNDIGGISTLGLSAGASAPEIIVDEIIDAFRQRFDVTIDLAITATETEDFPVMRVLRDVELTPADMAFVNGAA; the protein is encoded by the coding sequence ATGCTTCACACAATCGCCAAGCCTCCTCTGACGATCCGGCTCTGCCAGCCGCGCGGTTTTTGCGCGGGCGTCGACCGTGCCATCCAGATTGTAGTGCTGGCACTGAAGAAATATGGCGCGCCGGTCTATGTCCGCCACGAGATCGTGCACAACCGCTATGTCGTCGAGGGGCTGCAAAGCCTCGGCGCCGTCTTCATCGAGGAACTTTCCGAAATCCCGGCCGAACATCGGCAGTCGCCGGTCGTCTTCTCGGCACATGGCGTGCCCAAGTCGGTGCCGGCGGACGCGCAGGCCCGCAACCTTTTCTATCTCGACGCAACCTGTCCGCTGGTCTCCAAGGTCCACAAACAGGCGATGCGTCACCAGCGGCTTGGCCGCCACGTTCTGCTGATCGGCCACGCAGGGCACCCCGAGGTGATCGGCACCATGGGACAGTTGCCGGAAGGCGCGGTAACGCTGATCGAGACCGAAGCCGATGCCGCCCGGCTTGCGCCAGCCGATCCCAAGGCACTCGGTTTCGTCACCCAGACCACGCTCTCGGTCGAGGATACCGCCGGCATTATCCGCGCGCTGCAGGAGCGCTTTCCGGACCTGCAGGCGCCGGCGGCGGAATCGATCTGCTACGCCACCACAAACCGTCAGGAAGCGGTCAAGGACACAGCCCCGGGTGCCGACCTCTATCTGATCGTCGGCGCCCCCAATTCCTCGAATTCGCGCCGCCTCGTCGAAGTTGCGGAACGCGCCGGCGCCGCCATGTCGCTTCTCGTGCAGCGAGCCGCCGAAATTCCGTGGAATGACATCGGCGGCATTTCGACCCTCGGCCTGTCGGCGGGGGCATCGGCGCCGGAGATCATCGTCGACGAGATCATCGACGCGTTCCGCCAGCGTTTCGATGTGACCATCGACCTGGCCATCACGGCCACCGAAACAGAGGATTTTCCGGTCATGCGGGTATTGCGCGATGTCGAACTGACACCGGCCGACATGGCCTTCGTCAACGGGGCCGCGTGA
- the rnhA gene encoding ribonuclease HI: MSKHVEIFTDGACSGNPGPGGWGAILRFNGTIKELSGGEAETTNNRMELLAAISALNALKEPCTVELHTDSKYVMDGISKWIHGWKKNGWKTADKKPVKNGELWQALDEANRRHKVTWNWVKGHAGHTENERADELAREGMAPFKKGPFRPAAAAPKPDAQAKQPLASKARRSTQSY, translated from the coding sequence ATGAGCAAGCACGTTGAAATCTTTACCGATGGCGCCTGTTCAGGCAATCCCGGCCCCGGCGGCTGGGGCGCCATCCTGCGCTTCAACGGCACCATCAAGGAGCTTTCCGGCGGTGAGGCCGAAACCACCAACAACCGCATGGAATTGCTGGCGGCCATTTCGGCGCTGAACGCGTTGAAGGAGCCTTGCACGGTCGAGCTTCATACCGACAGCAAATACGTCATGGACGGCATTTCCAAATGGATCCACGGCTGGAAGAAGAATGGCTGGAAGACCGCCGACAAGAAGCCGGTCAAGAACGGTGAGCTCTGGCAGGCGCTGGACGAGGCCAACCGGCGCCACAAGGTCACCTGGAACTGGGTGAAGGGCCATGCAGGCCATACCGAGAACGAGCGTGCCGACGAACTGGCAAGGGAAGGCATGGCGCCGTTCAAGAAAGGGCCTTTCAGGCCGGCGGCGGCAGCGCCAAAACCTGATGCCCAGGCAAAACAACCGCTGGCCTCGAAGGCTCGTCGTTCGACCCAGAGCTATTGA
- a CDS encoding homoserine kinase yields MAVYTDVAEGELGAFLKHYPVGNLLSYKGIAEGTENSNFLLHTSSGSYILTLYEKRVEKADLPFFLGLMGHLANNGVSCPLPVTAHDGSVIGTLAGRPAVVITFLEGLSLRRPAATHCAEVGKALAALHLAGADFSMRRPNALALDGWRKLWDASRGRADEVEPGLAAEVDADFADFEQNWPKGLPEGIIHADLFPDNVFFLGEKLSGLIDFYFACDDLYAYDVATCLNAWCFEKDFSFNLTKGKALLAGYQSVRPLSTEEKAALPMLARGSALRFMLTRLYDWLTVPDGGLVMKRDPTEYIRRMRFHRAIRSPSEYGLAENGAS; encoded by the coding sequence ATGGCGGTCTATACAGACGTCGCGGAGGGCGAACTCGGCGCTTTCCTGAAGCACTATCCGGTCGGCAATCTCCTGTCCTACAAGGGCATCGCCGAAGGCACCGAGAATTCGAATTTCCTGCTGCACACCTCCAGCGGCTCCTACATCCTGACGCTCTATGAAAAGCGGGTCGAGAAGGCGGATCTGCCGTTTTTTCTCGGATTGATGGGTCATCTCGCAAACAACGGGGTATCCTGCCCGCTGCCGGTGACCGCGCATGACGGCAGCGTCATCGGCACGCTGGCCGGCCGGCCAGCGGTCGTCATCACCTTCCTTGAAGGGCTTTCGCTGCGGCGACCGGCCGCAACGCATTGCGCCGAGGTTGGCAAGGCGCTGGCGGCGCTGCACCTGGCCGGCGCCGATTTTTCGATGAGGCGCCCGAACGCGCTCGCACTCGACGGCTGGCGCAAGCTTTGGGATGCGTCTCGCGGCCGCGCCGACGAGGTCGAGCCGGGCCTTGCGGCCGAGGTCGACGCCGACTTCGCCGATTTCGAGCAGAACTGGCCCAAGGGCCTCCCCGAGGGCATCATCCATGCCGACCTTTTCCCGGACAATGTCTTTTTCCTCGGCGAGAAGCTTTCGGGTCTGATCGATTTCTATTTCGCCTGTGATGATCTCTACGCCTACGATGTCGCGACCTGTCTCAACGCCTGGTGCTTCGAGAAGGATTTTTCCTTCAACCTTACCAAGGGCAAGGCATTGCTTGCCGGTTACCAGAGCGTGCGCCCCCTGAGCACCGAGGAGAAGGCGGCGCTGCCGATGCTGGCGCGCGGCTCGGCGCTGCGCTTCATGCTGACCCGGCTCTACGACTGGCTGACCGTGCCCGATGGCGGCCTGGTGATGAAACGCGACCCGACCGAATACATCAGAAGGATGCGGTTCCATCGGGCGATCAGGTCTCCTTCGGAATATGGATTGGCCGAAAATGGGGCATCATGA